The genomic stretch ATTCATGGGGTTTATGTAGTCTTGTAGAATTTAGGAATGCATGGTGCCCACTTTAATCTACAATTTTCAAATTCTTACTTTTTCAACCAAAGGCCTTAGCTTAAGTTGACCTTGAGTATCTTGTATTTTCTAAGAGGATCTAAAGAACCAATTAGAAGCAAAGGACATCATGGCCATTACACGCGACTCTCTCCATAACTACAAGAAGTGGCACTAAACAAAGAGTATAGTGTACCACAAGTTCTTAAACTGCTTGATGGGTGCTAAGTTAGTCCCAACACTATAAAAAGCACATGTGAATCCTAAAAGATTGTTAAGCATGCCATCTGAGGTCGTATCAACGCTGCATTAGCTTTCACTTACACGCATGGCAGATTGGCACTGCCATGAGGTTATATTTTTCAAAGAGCACCCCAAAAATCATGTCTCTGATTTTGTGGCACCTCTCCTCACATGTGTCATCTTTCCCACTTGTCTCTCTGCAAGTCAGCATATATCGGCTACCTCGTCGATATCAACCCAAGAAATTAAAATGGGAACTCAAACTCCATGTAGGCCACCAATTTAAGAAACAAACATGCCTAGTATGGGATGGGGTGGAGGATTTAGATGCCCAAGTTGAAGATTTTGCGGATTTCCTACTAAACCTATAAATGACCTTGTGAGCAAATCACAAGCTTTTAACACTTGCATCTCGTCTTATTATGCATTACCACGTCATGAAAGATCAACGTAACAACGAGGGGCACTCTTAAATTATAATTTCTACACCAAAAACATTCCACCATTTGTAGGCgtgtaaacaaaaataatgactaGTTTGATGGAAGATGTTCATCATATTATAGGTCATACGATGTTCCAGGGACCATCCGTCAATAAATCTTCAAATTGACTAATTATTCCTTAAAGAAAACCATGCAAATGCTAGTTATAAAGATCATGTCAACATGATCTTATTCCCTGAAAACAAATAAAAACTCTCATCAGCTAGAAATCAGGAACATTGCATACCCCAAAGACAGCCTCAAGCGAAACAGGAGCCTCATCCGGTCTAGTAGAATATTTAGCGAGCACCTCATGCGCATGCTACAAAAGCCATCACCTCCATCAACCGCTCGTCCATCTTCAGGACAAAGATTTGCATAGGCCTTGCcgggcctgccatcgatgccgccagaTGACACCCCCACCCTGCGCGAGTCCATCACACCGCGAAAGTTACCGAGTTCCTGCTGCCCCACGCCACCGAGACTCGTTGTTCTCTACGCAGTAGATGCACACCCACTCCACCACATACCACCACCGTCTAGCAATTGCTTCAAAAATGATGCCTCAAGAGGTAGTACGATGCAGAGTGCCCCATGGTCCGATCTAGGATACGCAGATCTGGGGTTTCCTCTGAAACAACACGATTGAGTAAAACGTAGGCTGCAACCAGCGATGTCTTTATCAAGGTAACAACGCAGCACACCGCCATCACCTGCTATGACTGTAGTGAGGGCTTGGTTTTCACCGACAACCTTGCCTCCCCAGCTCATTGCAAACTGGTcgaccacctccggcgaaggAGGAGACCAACACCATCATGTCAGGAGCCGCTGCCCAAGACGTCCTCGTGCCGTGGAAGTAGCCCAAGAATCCCACCGCGTGCAGCCGTCGGTGATGATGTAATGCAGTAGGCATGGCAAATTGGTCGGCCAGGCCCATCCGGACCCAGATCGGGGCCCTACCAACCGTCTGCTCCCACCCACGCCCATCGTCAATGCTGAAGGAGGCTCGCCGCTGCCCCACGCCACAATCCCTGCCAAGGCAGGTGCAGGCTCCGCCGCCACGAGATCGGCGCCACCGCTGGGAGATTTAGGAAGCTCCACCGCCATCGCGTCACTAGGGCTTTGCCTAGCGACGAAACCGCGCGACAGCGGGGGAGGGATGAAGATAGGGGAGCCTAATTTTGACTGTTGACCAATAAATTCGAGATCAATATCGAAAAACAGCAGTTTGAGATGCAACTATCGATCAAATTGTTTTTGATCCAAATCCAAGGCAAAATCCGATGCAAATAGCCTGAGCGTAGCCGCGTAGGAAAAGAAAGGGAAAACGCTGGCTTTCCCCCGGAGGAACAGCGTTCCGATCCTCCGGGTCGCGCGCCGTTAGATTAGATGGATCGCGCGCTGATAGCTCCGTGGCCGTGGCTTGCTACCACGTGCATCTGCGGGTCCCACACGCTACCGACAGCGCTCGTCCACTCGTTTTTCTCCCCGACCCCTACGCATCCTTATCCTTCCACTGGTTCTTCCCCAACCGCATAGCACAGAAGCTTAGACCAGCTCCGGctcgcgccgccgcggccgccgcagcTCGCGCGCCACCGCGCACTTGGCGTCCGGCAACGCCGCGGCCTTGGAGtccggcggccgcgcgcccccGGAGTCCGGCAGCCGCCTCCTCGAGCTCGCGCCACCGCGGCCGTATTCACGCCGCCGCGCGCCCCTCGGAGTCcggccggccgcctcctccggctcgcgccggccgcggccgccgcggctCGCGCGCCACCGCGCGCCCGGAGTCCGGCCGCCGTGCGCCCCTCGAGTCCGGCCGCCGAGCGCGCACAGTTGGCCGGACTCCTCGCGCCGCACCCGTccacggcggaggcggaggcggccgcggcggcgcctcGCATCGACGACGACATGCTCCCGGAGGTCTTCagcggctgccgccgccgccggcggcgtgtCGCCTCACGCGCGGGCGCCGACACTCGGTGCTCGCGAACCGGCATGCCATGGCGGCGTCGATGCTCGCCACATGTGGCGTCGGCGTGTGCTACAACTCGCGGCGGCCGCCGCTACAAGGGCGGCGGCATGCCGCTACGGCGGGTGCCGCCAATGCATCGGGCGGCGCTCCAAGCGGTGAGCGACGTTGCTGCAAGCCGCCGGCATCCTCGCTACAAGCGGCCACCGGCGCTGCTACAACCGCCGAGCGGCGTTGCTACAAGCTGCGGCCCACGTACGCTGCTATTGTCGTCGGCCGCAGCTGCTACAACCATCCGGCGGCGCCGCTACAATTGCCCGCCGGCGTTGCTACAATCGTCCGGCGCCGGTGCTACAATCGTCCGGGCGGCGGTGCTACAGTTGTCCGGCGCCGTTGCTACAATCGTCCGGCGCCGGTGCTTGCAATcgtccggcggcggccgggcttgCTACacacggcggcggcgctgctacaatcCCCGGCGGCGCTCGCTACAATCCCTCGTAGGCGCCGCTACAATTCTTCGGCGGCCGCCGCTACAATCCTTCGAAGCTCCGACGAAGTCTTCTCCGGCGACCGGCGGCGCTCATGGAGGAGCGTGGTGCTGGACTGCTATACAAGGGCGACGATGCGATGCGGGATGGCCTGCCTTTTTTCCAGGAGCGTGGAGAATTTGTTTGTCTATGCATGCGCGTGTGGTGGTCCAGGTGGACACGTGTCAAGCAGAGGACCCGGGGGATTAGATTtctaatcccccgggggacgctcagcgctgCCCAAAAGAAAGATAACCTGCGATCCCAGTTTACTCGCGGCCGAAAGGGACACCACACCACCAACACAGCACCGCACCGTACGGCCAGGTTGGCGTCTCCCATTCCCGGGCCCACCCTGGACCCCACCTGTCATGGACTACCTCACGCGTAGCAACCGCGTTTCTCATCTTTCCCTTTCCCCGTACCAGTAGAAAGCAACGCAAGTCGAGACGCGCAGCGAGCGAAGCACCACCGCTTGGTCGCCACCACGTCCCGctcccgctgccgctgccgccgccgccgtcggaggAGGAACCCGGCCGCGCACCATGGCGGGGAGGGGCCGCAACggcttcgacgacgacgacgtcaaCCCCTTCGCGGTGAGCTGCTCCGTCCCCGCCTCGCTCTAccccgcccgcccgccgccgccaccctgccCGTCTCGCGCCGTCGGGAAGCTTCCTCCGTGCGCGTAGATCTCCGGGTGTGCTTTGCTGTTTCCGATCCGCgtagtttttttttcttgcttGCGTCTGGGATCCGCCATTGGTTTGGTTCCTGCCGTGCTGGATCTGAGCGTGGGAGCGGGATGCGATGGGGGGATGCGGATTCGCGCGGGTCGAGTTGGCGATTACGCTGTGTGGGTAGTGTCGGCTGGATTGCTGTTCGAGCGGTTGGTTTGCCCTGGATCTGTGCTCATCTGGTGAACTAAGCTGCGTAGCAGATGAGTAGCAGCCTGTGCTGGATGATTTGAAGCGGGATGCATGGAGTAGCGTATGTTAGCTGGAGCTTGGGATTTGGTATAATAGCAGACTAGCCAATGTGGTACCTTCGATGTGTGTGATACAGGATCATCTCGCGCTTTCCTGTGTCTGGAGGACACGCCTCATATGCCTAGCTCACTTGTTAATTGCTATTGACTACTTCATTGTTTAGGAACGCCTTCTGGACCTGCTCTTTTGAGTTGTTAGTGAATACTGGTGTACAATTGTTCGAGCTCGGTTGCTACCATTGGACATTTGTGACTTCAACAGCATGTGTATAGAGGATGCCCAGCTTTGCCGCCTTAGTTTCTTTATGCTGCCAGTGTTTGTCAGGCAGAGGATGAGACACTTGCTGCTGGTTCGGCAGATGCAATACCATGATGCTTACCTTACTTCTTTGAGGTTACTTTAAGGCAGCGGTAGTAACAGACCCACTGTTTTATGTTTTGTAATTCAAGTAACCTTCTAAATTTTATATCGACGTGCTACAACCTACATGctagaacttggttaacgtgatACCCAATGTATTGATAGTTATAATGGATAAAAATCTGAGGTCTGAGATATCTCCGTTGTAGTGCTCTAGATGGAAAGTTGTAAAATGGAACTGTCCATGCCACAAGTTCTTTAGTACCACTTGATAGGTCTATTTGTTGGTGATGTCATCAAGCTGATGCAgataataccatgtttgactGTAATCAACTTAAACACACCCGCTCTTTGGCAACACACATCGTAATTGTTGTGGTGATCGCATGCTAAGCTAAATGTGACAATGCACATGCCTGCGGACTTATTTATTCATTAGCAGGCCATGCTCAATCACATGCCaaaatatttttgtttttttatcgtCCATATTTACTGACTACTGGGTATATACAGTCAAAACCTCCACCTAGTTCTTAATAATCAAGTATAGACACTGGTATGCAGCAATTCTTGCACCCATCTCCAGTCAGTTTTTTTGGGTGTTTTTATATTATTAGATTTCTTTAATCAGCTTTTCATtttatgctatgttatgttgatagtTCATATATATAGAGTATTGTTGTTGACCAGCAGGTTAGACTTTTGGGAAAaaggagtgaattccactttttaccctgtagttatgcatttgtgacacatattaccccattCAGTGGCACTTCTACCAAAATATCCCATTTAGAAGACTTTAAACACGGTTTAGACCCAATTTATCATTTTACTTGTTACTGTTAGATAGAATAGACATGCTACGTCGATGTGGAGCGATAAAATATGTAAATATACAAGGGCATCATGGACGATTAATGCCCAAACGTGTTAAATCCATATGTTCTCTTCATCACTAACGTTTTGATATTTTTAGACCCCGATCATCACCTAACACCTTGCCCAATGGATACACACCAAAAAAATAAGGGTACAAAGCCTTTAAAATGGGTAATCTACACAAATTTTCACTCGGCGGGGTAACTAGTGTCACATATGCAAAAATACAGGGTAAAAAGTGAAATTCACTCGGGAAAAAGAGATCATGCTATTATTAACTTGCTCATATGCTTCTAGTTTGTCTGTTCCTAATATCTTCCAAATGCTTCATATTCTACAGGGTGGGAGCGTTCCCCCGGCATCCAATTCTCGACTCTCACCTCTCTCCCACGAACCAGCAGGTTTTTATAATGTGGACATTCCAATGGATTCAACTAAGGTACTTCTAGTTTATAGAAGTTTTTATTAACTCCAGTATTTAACATATCCTAATGCTGTAGTTTGATAGATGCTCTCTTCGCCATTGTCATGGTCAATTATGTACGTATTATCAAGTACTTCTTGTCATGATTATCGTAATCAGTTTTGATGAAAATTATAAGACATCCATgcataaaaaatattgttttatTTCGGCCATTATTATTGCTTTATCCTTCTTAAACAATCTAAGCATGACCGGCCAAAATAACCTCTGTCATCTACCCAAAGCAGTTAATGGAAGGCACTTTAGTCATTCTGTCTGTTAACTTTCTCAGTTTTGGAGGTGTCTTAATCCATGTGCAGATCAAAATACATGTTATAAAATTTAATGTGTGGAGTAAAATTGTACAAGGAATGTAACATGTTATTTCTTTATTTACACTGTTCATGTGCGAAGTTAGTTTTGGTTATCCCTTGAATATTTTGTTGGTATGATTTCTTACGTTATGCATGCATTTATCTCCTGTTAGGAtaagaaaaaagagaaagaacTCCAGGCGATGGAAGCTGATCTCAACAAAAGAGAAAAGGTATGTGCCTTACCATTTATGATTTCCATATGCTACCTGCTGCATTGCTTTCTTTATTATTACAGCCATTGGACTAATCAAACCGTATTTATGTTGATTTTGGATTCCTGTTTCATTACTACCACATAGGGTAGCTAGCTTAACCTAAAATCTCGACAGTTTATAGATGCTATATATTAATTATTTGCTGATCTGGCAATGACTACCATCTGCTGCTCTGTATGAGTCTACAGAAGTTCCGTCTCGTCAACTTGTCAAAACTAATTAAGTAGCTGTCTGCTGTCAACAGGGTAATAGAGTTACAGAACACATAGTGTGTATCGAGTCAATGAGTATGAGATTTATGGACTACCAAAACTTTTCTGTTTGCTAATGATACAATTTGAGTCCCAAAGTAACATGGGCAGAAACAGGCATCGTCCTGTACGGTTGGAGCGTTGGTCATATAACGGCTCTGCTTGAAAATGAAGGGTGCTTTTGCATGATAATTTCAAACATGCATACACATTTTGAATAGAACTTTTGCACCCTTAAAAAGGGTCAAAGATCTAAAATTGCTTTTTAGAGCACAACATTTTTACTCACAGCGCAAATTATCAACGAAAATTTACAAGTGTTACATGTGTAATTTTTCCTGATATTGACATTTTTGTGTTATTCTAGCTTACTGTTCATCCCAAGAGCAGTTTCTTCCAAGAGCCATTTTGTTTCACCCTGCTTTCCCCTGGTGTCATTATTATTATTTTAATCAGCCTCATTATTCCAGATAGGGGAATCTATGTCTCAGCTTGCTAAATTAGGTTGGCTATTGCTATGTATTTTTAAGTGATGAATGGTCTGCAATTTTGTTTCCCCAATCAGAAGGGTTCATCTGGGAGAACCATGTTTCTTCAGCTTGATATTTAACCTGTTGAATTTTTACAGTGTTATGTCAGATTATTTAAATAAAAAAAGTTATTCTGTTTCTACTGCATTCCAAGTATATGGACACATGTTTAAGTAACCATATGCAATGTTCCTTTTCCAAATGCTGATCTAGTTCCTCTTTTTTCATCTTCTTGCCATAGGAATTGCAAAGGAGGGAAGAGGCTGCATCACGAGGTATAACTGACATTCTTTCCTTATGCTGAATAGCTTTAATAGTTCTGTTTTGGTCACTTCACTAGCATAAAATATGAAGACAGAAGAAGCATTGATACAAGCAATTTGTTCCCGGAATTGTACCAAGAAACAGTTGCTTGCCCACTCATTTTGATTAGAGTGCCAGTGTTTCAGCATTGTTCACAGGAAAACAACATAGCATTTTAGTGTTTAGATCATGGAATAGGGCATCAGGGTTATTATCAGTATATTACACTTTATGATTATTGGTAATTGGTAATATTTGGCTATTTGCTGATGATGTTCCTTTTCTTGATAACTTAGAATTGGTCTTTTCGTGGCTCCAGTTTTGGATGTCTGAAAATAAGCACTTGTCATTTCTTGTGGCAAGAGGAAATTTGGTTTCATACTTATTCTGCTTTTCCTATTGGCAGTATGTTTGCACAGTATATTTCTTCTAATCACATGTTTGTTTCATTTTCAGCTGGAATTGTCATTGAAGAGAAAAACTGGCCACCCCTTTTCCCTATGATTCACCACAATATTTCAAATGAGATACCCATCCATCTACAAAAAATGCAGTACCTTGCATTTTCATCATTTTTGGGTAAGCTCTGATAATGTAAAAATTTAGTGTTCGGTATGAATATGTAGTGCTACCATTGCATTTTTTGTGATTACCTGTACCAACCAGGCAACCACCATATGCCCCATGCCATGATTGAGTTTTTGCTAGCGTATCAACTATCACGTACTTATGAAAATGGGATTGCCACCTCAATCTCCGCGTCatttgatgcagaagccgggatgATTTTCTCTTCTATTATCTAAAAAACCACGTCAAGCACCTTCAACAACAGGATCATGTCTACCGATGTACTCCAACCCTGGCATCCACTGCCTCTCCCTCGAACCCCAAGTACCTGGCCCTTTACCACCTCGACCCACTTGTCCCAAGCCTCAGCCTCCATGACTTCCCTCAGTCTTTGGCTCCCTCCACTCCGCCTCCTGCCTGCCTCTGATTGTACCACCACCAAACCTCCACAGCAGACGGAATTACCAAGCCTAATAACCGGACAAGCACGGTCAACAACCAACTTACCAGCATAGGGAAGCAGCACCACAAGTCCACTACATGGATCGCAACAGATCAGCCACAATAATATCACTGTCACAGGATCCATTTCAAAGATATCAGCCCATCGATCTGAATTGGGGTCCAATAGCAATATCACAAAAACATAGCCACAGTGCATCCTGTTGCCCCAGGAGCAACAAGCCACCGCTCCTTTCTCTCACTACTACCCTTCTCCTTGCATACCATGGCCATAACCCATGAGCAGTGAGTGGCCATATCCAGCAGCGACCTGCCAGCAACACATTTATAGCTCTTCTCAGTCTCTCTCAAGCAGCCTGACACAGGACCTGCACAGGTAGCTATTGGAGCCTAGTGGCGCCTGGATGCTGACCACCAATTTGAAGTAATACAAGTTCACCAACAAGTATTTCCAAGCGATATTGTCTCTTATTTCTTGCACCAATGAGATGATTATCAACATGAAATGAAACAATAAGTATGGATTCCTTGGCATAATGCCAATGGATCTGCATTTTCATTTTTATTAGTGGACCGAGAACTAATCTGGTAGATAAGTATTTCGATATGTTGAGCTACTATGGATTTTGTGTAATTTTTGTTAAATTTGGATCTCATGCAGGAATTGCTGCctgcctcttcttcaatatcataGCGACTACAACAGCATGGATTAAAGGGGAAGGTATATCTGAAGTGTACCTTATTGTCTACACCTAATATATCAGTTGCTATCACACTACTTAACATGTGAACTAAAAATACATCTCTGCTTTAAAAGGTGTTATGATTTGGCTGCTTGCAATTATCTACTTCATATCTGGTGTCCCTGGGGCATATGTGTTGTGGTATCGCCCTCTTTATAACGCAATGAGGTAAGACATATGGGTTGATGTTTCACTATAAATTCACCTTTCCaaatatttcatgtgatcatatcTTGTTTTATTTAATGCCTGTCTCAGAACTGAGAGTGCTTTGAAGTTTGGGTGGTTCTTTCTGTTTTACATGGTAAGATACGCTTTACTAGGTTTCATGTGGCCACATCTTAACATTAAATGAAAGGCTCTGTACTCAACTGTTACCCTACTGTTCTTCTTTGTCCATTTCCAGATTCATATAATCTTCTGCGTGTGGTCAGCAGTGTCTCCTCCATTTCCTTTCAAGGGAAATTCTTTGACGTAAGTCTTGTATTCTTTTTCTTGTGCATCTACTTCTGGGATGCTGTGTAGGTTGTAAGTTGTAAATGAGTTTAGATGAGAGGGGTTATGCATTTCCTTTGTCACATTTTGTGTTTTGTTGATAAAAGATTATGTGATCACTTTAGCTGTTTCATCGAATGGTTTATCTAAACTCTAAACATGTTAGAAACACGCAAGAAATTACCAAGATAATCCATGAACTAGACGATTTAATGTGGAAAACCCAAATCGAGGAAAAAAAGGGCACACACAATGAGGTGAATTGCTAGCAGGGGAGTTTACAATGCGGCGTCAACAAATCGGTGCAGCTATAGAGGGTAATATTATAAGGGGTACATTGGCAAATCCAAGATGAATACGGGAAAATTATACACATCAGCATACTTGTGCTGAAGTAACAAGTTCCTGAAACCATTGTTACCTTTTTCTTGAGCTGTGGTCCATGTTGACATCTGCAAGGGATCATGGTAGAAACATAATTTGTGATCCTGGAACTGAACATATAGGAATACAATGTTATAACAGGTACTCCCTCCGTACCAGATTATAAGACGTTTAAGACTACTAAAACAGTGTGCTAGAACGTCTTATATTTCGGTACAGAGGTAGTACATGCTAATGCAGACTGCAATTGTCATGTTTCTTGTCAACCATGCCACTCAAAGTAGTGCTTACAGTGACTTCTAACTCTCCATGTTATCATATTTTACCTTTATATCATTACATTTGCTTTCAGTTTAGAATGCATAAACACTTTATTACTTGAATGACTAAACTTCGTTGCTTTCTAATGCTGCAGTGGGATTTTGCCTGCCATTGATGTCATAACCAAGAGTGCTATTGTTGGGGTAAGTCTAAATTACAAGTTTATCTAAATTATCAGAGGACTAATTTGTTTATGTAGCCTCATCTTCCTCTCACCCAGTCCATGTTTTATGTGTTTTCCCCAAATGATTGAGCGCTTCATGCTGCCTTAGTTTGAGGCCCAGCAGAGTCCACTGactagacaaaaaaaaaatacattttgaaACAGATATTGTGCACTATACCTCCTTGCATGCATATGAGCATCAAGTCTTTGCTTGGTAGATTTACCATCAATGCATTTGCAAGTGATATACTGGATCTACTAGTCTTATTTAATCCCTTACTGATGTGTATATTTTTGTGGCATTTTCCTTTGTCAGATATTTTACTTTGTTGGATTTGGACTGTTCTGCCTTGAATCACTGCTGAGCATAGCTGTCATTCAGGTGGGTGTGGTTTCCTCTTTTTTGTTGATTAAATGAAATGTTGAAATTCCATATGATTGTAACTCATGTCCCTGTATCTTGATCATCCAACTCTCTTACTCAACATGCAGCAAGTATACATGTACTTCCGTGGAAGTGGAAAAGCGCAGGAGATGAAACAACAGGCAGCACGTGGTGCCCTGAGTTCCGCGTTCTGATGAAGAAAACCAGCAGCCAGAGTAATAGGCAAGGTAGTGAGTGGGAAGGAAGACATGATGTCTGCCGATTGGGCATGGTAGTCTTGTACATCGCTGCACCGTGCGGATTTGGATCGTCGAAAGCATACACAGCTATATCTTTTTGCTCTTCTGTTCATAC from Lolium rigidum isolate FL_2022 chromosome 4, APGP_CSIRO_Lrig_0.1, whole genome shotgun sequence encodes the following:
- the LOC124707365 gene encoding secretory carrier-associated membrane protein 3-like produces the protein MAGRGRNGFDDDDVNPFAGGSVPPASNSRLSPLSHEPAGFYNVDIPMDSTKDKKKEKELQAMEADLNKREKELQRREEAASRAGIVIEEKNWPPLFPMIHHNISNEIPIHLQKMQYLAFSSFLGIAACLFFNIIATTTAWIKGEGVMIWLLAIIYFISGVPGAYVLWYRPLYNAMRTESALKFGWFFLFYMIHIIFCVWSAVSPPFPFKGNSLTGILPAIDVITKSAIVGIFYFVGFGLFCLESLLSIAVIQQVYMYFRGSGKAQEMKQQAARGALSSAF